Part of the Pedobacter roseus genome is shown below.
GGAGAGCAGGGCCAAGCCTATTCTAAACGTTACTGTATCTGCTTTCCCAAAAAAAAGGACACACAATACCCATATTCTATATTAAAACAAAAAAAGCTTTCCGGTATCCCCAGAAAGCTTTAAAATATTTAATAAGGAATTTTACCAGTAAATACCGTAAAGGGCTACTAATAATCCAATAATAATTAATGCACCAACCGCAAAACTGGTTGTGGTTTTAAACATTTTAGAATCGATTTCCAATCCTTTAGGGTTAACACCATTTTTGTTCTCGAACAAACTGATAATCACCATACCGATGATACAGAATACGAATACAAAACCCATCCTGTCTAAGAAAGGGATTTCGTAAATGCCAACTGCATTTTTAACGGAGAAGCCCATTCCTGATAACCATGAAAGATCGGTCCATCCCGGAAGGAATTTTAGCAATAACGATAATCCAAAACCACCTATGGTGGCAAAAAGTGCCGCATTTGAGGTTGCTCTTTTCCAGAAGAAACCAAGGATAAACATGGCAAAGATACCTGGCGAAACGAAGCCTGTATACTCCTGAATATATTGGAATCCACCTTTTTTATCGATACCCAGGTGCGGTGCAATTAGCACACCCAACACCATAGCCACCACAACAGCAATTTTACCTGTAAAAACGAGATTTTTCTCAGAAGCATCGGTTTTTAATACTTTTTTATAGATATCTAAGGTAAAAATCGTTGCAATACTATTTGCTTTACCAGCTAAAGAAGCCACAACTGCAGCAGTTAAAGCCGCAAAAGATAAACCTTTTAAACCTGCAGGCAATAAATTTAACAATACAGGGTAAGCACGATCCGGGTTAACCGATCCGTCCTGCAACATTTCGGTTTGGAAAGCACCATCTTTATATAATACATAAGCTGCAATACCAGGTAATACCACGATAATCGGCATTAATAACTTTAAAAATGCCGCAAATAGAATACCACCACGGGCAGTTTTTAAATCGGCCCCTAATGCACGCTGAGTGATGTACTGGTTACAGCCCCAATAGTTTAGGTTTACAATCCACATACCACCTACAAGCACGCTTAATCCTGGTAAATCAATATAGTTTTCATTTTCAGGTTTCAAAATCATGTGGAAATGCTCTGATGCTTTTGAAGTCATTAAACTATAACCATCAAGAATACCTGAGGTACCGTAATGGGTAGAAACCAAATTTAAAGCTAAATAAGTAGTTGCTAAACCACCCAGGATTAAGAAAAACACCTGGATTACGTCGGTATAACCGATTACTTTCATTCCACCCAGGGTAATTAAGATCGCAAATATTGCGATGGCGTACATACAAAAGGTAAGGTCGAAACCGGAGATACTGCTTACTGCCAGGGCTCCCAAGTAAAGGATCGAAGTTAAGTTTACCACCACATAAAGCAATAACCAGAACACCGCCATAATCATGGCTACGGTTCCATTATAGCGTTGGTGCAAAAACTGAGGCATTGTAGCAATCTTGTTTTTCAGGTACACCGGAATAAAGAAAACGGCAACAATTACCAGGGTAAGGGCAGCCATCCACTCGTAAGTTGCAATTGCCAATCCCATCTTAAAGCCCGATCCGCTCATGCCGATAAACTGCTCAGCCGAAATATTCGATGCAATTAAAGATGCACCAATTGCCCACCAGGTAAGCGAACCTTCTGCCAGAAAATAATCTTTTGAGCCTGTGGATGCGGATTTTTTCTTATTGTAGATGTACAGACCGTAAGCAGCCACAATGACGAAGTAGATTGCAAATACAATGTAATCCTTCGTGTCCAATAAATTTTGTTTCATTAAAGTAATAGTGGTTATTTGGTTTAGAAAGTTAAATGTAATAAAATCAGGAAATAATATCCGCTTTTTTTTAAATTAAAAAATGTTAATATGACGTTTATTATTTTTGGGATCTTAAGAAAGTTCTAAAATACAAGTGGCCTGTGAGCACACAGACCACTATGCGTGAAGGTATTTGACTACGCTCAGACTGACACTTTTTTTAAATATACCTGTTGATCAGGTTTTCTAAATATTCCTGTTTTCCGCTACGTACTTCGGGTTCCCCATTTTCTGCAGCAAAATTTCTAAGATCTTCCAGACTTAATTTACCTTGTTCAAATTCAGCTCCCTTACCGCTATCAAAAGAAGCATAGCGATCAGCCCTTATTTTTTTATAGTCTGATTTTTGAAGAATGGCATCTGCAGTAATCAGGGCCCTTGCAAATATGTCCATTCCACCTACGTGTGCATAAAATAAATCTTTTGGATCGGTAGAGTTACGACGGATTTTGGCATCAAAGTTTACACCTCCGCCTTGCAGTCCGCCACCTTCTAAAATGATCAGCATGGTTTCGGTCAGTTCGTTAATATCGTTCGGGAACTGATCGGTATCCCATCCATTCTGGTAATCACCACGGTTAGCATCGATTGATCCCAACAAACCGTTATCAACAGCAACCTGTAATTCGTGCTGAAAAGTATGACCTGCTAAGGTTGCGTGGTTTACTTCTAAATTTAATTTGAAATCTGCCAGCAGATCATATTGCTGTAAAAAGCCCTTAACTGTTGCCGCATCATAATCGTATTGGTGTTTAGAAGGCTCACATGGTTTAGGTTCGATAAAGAAAGTACCTTTAAAACCTTGTTTGCGGGCGTAATCTTTGGCAGTGTGTAAAAATTTCGCCAAATGTTCCTGCTCGCGTTTCATATTGGTGTTCAAAAGGCTCATGTAACCTTCACGTCCACCCCAGAAAACATAATTTTCGCCACCCAGGGCAATTGTTGCATCTAAAGCGGCTTTAACCTGTGCAGCACCATGGGCCAGTACGTGGAAATCGGGATTAGTAGAGGCTCCATTCATGTAGCGCTTATGGCTAAACAAATTGGCGGTTCCCCAAAGTAATTTCACGCCACTATCCGCCTGTTTTTGTTTGGCATATTCAACCAATGTTTGTAACCTGCGTTCGTTTTCGGCAACATCATCGGTATAATCTACTACATCTACATCGTGGAAACAGTAATAAGGGATCTGCATTTTGGTAATAAACTCAAAGGCGGCATCCATTTTATCTTTTGCCCTTTCTACTGCATCTTTCTTTTCATCCCAGGGGAAAACATGTGTTGGTCCACCAAAAGGATCGGCGCCATTGCCATTAAACGAGTGCCAATAAGCACATGCAAATTTAAAATGCTCGCTCATGGTTTTGCCTGCAACCACCTTATTGGCATCGTACCATCTAAAGGCTAAAGGGTTATCGCTGGTTAATCCTTCAAACTGGATTTGCCCGATACCTTTAAAAAATTCTTTTGCTCCTGTTACTACTTTTGTCATAATGTTTTCTTTATTTTTTGGTTGATCGTTTTTTGGTTGATAGTTCATGGCCAACCTGTCTATGAACTATTAAACCATGATCCATTAACCTTTATCTATTATTCAGTTAATTGTTTCTCTAATATTATTCTCCAATCCTGATAAATTGGCTCATACGCTGCTGAATTTTTCGGACTTAAAGTTTTAATTACTTCATGGTTGGTAAATGCCTCTTCGGCACTATTAAAAATACCCGCACCAATGCCTGCTCCCAAAGCTGCGCCAATGCTTCCGTCGTTTTCGTATAACTCAACCGGGATTCCGGTAACATCTACAAAAGTTTGTGCAAAAACTTCGCTTAAAAACAGGTTTGCCAAACCGGCGCGAATTACCTTAGGCTCCATGCCATTTTCGCGCATAATGTCCAATCCGTAACGGAATGCAAAGGCAATTCCTTCTTGTATAGCCCTAAAAATATCAGATTGATCGTGTGTATTTAAATCAATATTCAATAACTGAGCGCCTGTATATTTGTTGTTCAACATTCTTTCGGCACCATTACCAAAGGGAAGTACTTTTAGTCCGTTGCTCCCAATTGGCGCCCCGGCAGCCAGGGTGTTTAGTTGTGCATAAGTAGATAGGGGTGCGAAAGTATGTTTGGCCCAGCGGTACATACTCCCTGTGCCATTAATGCAAAGCAGCACGCCGGTATGTTTTTTTTCTGGTGAATAAGTTACATGCGCAAAGGTATTTACCCTCGATTTCTTATCGTAAGTAAGATCGCCGCTTACCCCATAAATCACACCCGATGTGCCGGCAGTTGCGGCAACTTCGCCAGGCTTTAACACATTTAGGGAAAGTGCATTATTGGGCTGATCGCCAGATTTATAAGCTACAG
Proteins encoded:
- a CDS encoding sodium/sugar symporter — encoded protein: MKQNLLDTKDYIVFAIYFVIVAAYGLYIYNKKKSASTGSKDYFLAEGSLTWWAIGASLIASNISAEQFIGMSGSGFKMGLAIATYEWMAALTLVIVAVFFIPVYLKNKIATMPQFLHQRYNGTVAMIMAVFWLLLYVVVNLTSILYLGALAVSSISGFDLTFCMYAIAIFAILITLGGMKVIGYTDVIQVFFLILGGLATTYLALNLVSTHYGTSGILDGYSLMTSKASEHFHMILKPENENYIDLPGLSVLVGGMWIVNLNYWGCNQYITQRALGADLKTARGGILFAAFLKLLMPIIVVLPGIAAYVLYKDGAFQTEMLQDGSVNPDRAYPVLLNLLPAGLKGLSFAALTAAVVASLAGKANSIATIFTLDIYKKVLKTDASEKNLVFTGKIAVVVAMVLGVLIAPHLGIDKKGGFQYIQEYTGFVSPGIFAMFILGFFWKRATSNAALFATIGGFGLSLLLKFLPGWTDLSWLSGMGFSVKNAVGIYEIPFLDRMGFVFVFCIIGMVIISLFENKNGVNPKGLEIDSKMFKTTTSFAVGALIIIGLLVALYGIYW
- the xylA gene encoding xylose isomerase gives rise to the protein MTKVVTGAKEFFKGIGQIQFEGLTSDNPLAFRWYDANKVVAGKTMSEHFKFACAYWHSFNGNGADPFGGPTHVFPWDEKKDAVERAKDKMDAAFEFITKMQIPYYCFHDVDVVDYTDDVAENERRLQTLVEYAKQKQADSGVKLLWGTANLFSHKRYMNGASTNPDFHVLAHGAAQVKAALDATIALGGENYVFWGGREGYMSLLNTNMKREQEHLAKFLHTAKDYARKQGFKGTFFIEPKPCEPSKHQYDYDAATVKGFLQQYDLLADFKLNLEVNHATLAGHTFQHELQVAVDNGLLGSIDANRGDYQNGWDTDQFPNDINELTETMLIILEGGGLQGGGVNFDAKIRRNSTDPKDLFYAHVGGMDIFARALITADAILQKSDYKKIRADRYASFDSGKGAEFEQGKLSLEDLRNFAAENGEPEVRSGKQEYLENLINRYI
- a CDS encoding xylulokinase; this translates as MYLLGIDLGTSSIKVAVVDVVTQKKVAAAQYPEEETAIKSLQSGWAEQSPDEWWQNVQQAILKLNAGGLFDPKEIEAIGIAYQMHGLVVVDQNQEVLRDSIIWCDSRAVELGNNAFDSIGHDQSLKHLLNSPGNFTASKLAWVKANEPETYKKIDKMMLPGDFIAMKLTGEITTSISALSEGILWDFENHEISRDVLKYYGIDEQLIPTVKPLFSAHGQLKTDIAASLGLTAGIPVAYKSGDQPNNALSLNVLKPGEVAATAGTSGVIYGVSGDLTYDKKSRVNTFAHVTYSPEKKHTGVLLCINGTGSMYRWAKHTFAPLSTYAQLNTLAAGAPIGSNGLKVLPFGNGAERMLNNKYTGAQLLNIDLNTHDQSDIFRAIQEGIAFAFRYGLDIMRENGMEPKVIRAGLANLFLSEVFAQTFVDVTGIPVELYENDGSIGAALGAGIGAGIFNSAEEAFTNHEVIKTLSPKNSAAYEPIYQDWRIILEKQLTE